One genomic segment of Alicycliphilus denitrificans K601 includes these proteins:
- a CDS encoding redoxin domain-containing protein, whose translation MNGTYHPPAPPLQVAQWFNTPQPLTLKALRGRVVVLHAFQMLCPGCVEHGIPQARRVHEAFPQDRLVVIGLHTVFEHHDVQGGAAALQAFMHEYRLRFPIGLDQPDPQRTIPRTMHSLALQGTPSLVVLDPQGRVRLHHFGHLDDLRLGTLLGQLLAEPVPAAATPAQAAAGCDDNGCPRPDMPPP comes from the coding sequence ATGAACGGCACCTATCACCCGCCCGCGCCGCCGCTGCAGGTGGCGCAATGGTTCAACACGCCGCAGCCGCTCACGCTGAAGGCGCTGCGCGGGCGCGTCGTAGTGCTACACGCGTTCCAGATGCTGTGCCCGGGCTGCGTGGAGCACGGCATACCGCAGGCGCGGCGCGTGCACGAGGCGTTCCCGCAGGACCGGCTCGTCGTGATCGGTCTGCACACGGTGTTCGAGCACCACGACGTGCAGGGCGGCGCGGCGGCGCTGCAGGCCTTCATGCACGAATACCGCCTGCGCTTTCCCATCGGCCTGGACCAGCCCGACCCGCAGCGCACCATTCCACGCACCATGCACAGCCTGGCGCTGCAGGGCACGCCCAGCCTGGTGGTGCTGGACCCGCAGGGCCGCGTGCGCCTGCACCACTTCGGGCACCTGGACGACCTGCGCCTGGGCACGCTGCTGGGCCAGCTGCTGGCCGAGCCCGTGCCTGCCGCCGCCACGCCGGCCCAGGCCGCCGCCGGCTGCGACGACAACGGCTGCCCGCGCCCCGACATGCCCCCGCCATGA
- a CDS encoding MaoC family dehydratase: MIKHQMCPQRYFEDFELGEQFLLPSRTMTDALFAAFQLASGDNHPVHYDVEYCRAHGMPHMLAHGYQVVIQTAAGAGLFPHMVEESLKGFLEQGSRFLNPVFVGDTLYCTLTVSELRPGNTTGVITLGTEVKNQKGEVVMDGFQKYLLRKRRP, from the coding sequence ATGATCAAGCACCAGATGTGCCCGCAGCGCTATTTCGAGGATTTCGAGCTGGGCGAGCAATTCCTGCTGCCCTCGCGCACCATGACGGATGCGCTGTTCGCCGCCTTCCAGCTGGCCAGCGGCGACAACCACCCCGTGCACTACGACGTGGAATACTGCCGCGCCCATGGCATGCCCCACATGCTGGCCCATGGCTACCAGGTGGTGATCCAGACCGCCGCGGGGGCGGGGCTGTTCCCGCACATGGTGGAGGAATCGCTCAAGGGCTTCCTGGAGCAAGGCAGCCGCTTCCTGAACCCGGTGTTCGTGGGCGACACCTTGTACTGCACGCTCACCGTGTCGGAGCTCAGGCCCGGCAACACCACGGGCGTGATCACCCTCGGCACCGAAGTGAAGAACCAGAAGGGCGAGGTGGTGATGGATGGCTTCCAGAAATACCTCCTGAGAAAGCGCCGCCCGTAG
- a CDS encoding Bug family tripartite tricarboxylate transporter substrate binding protein: MMTRRSIHTAIVGALALVSAAAHAQSYPARPVKLIVPYAAGGPTDTFARALADAWGKKLGQVLVVENRTGAGTLVGTDAVAKAQPDGYTILLTTVAHAVNPSIHDKMPYRTVEDFAPVGMAAKAPLVIVVNKNFPAQNLQEFIGYIKDHPGKVNYGSAGVGSAPHLGAELLNYMTGSKTEHVPYRGSAPAMQDVIGGHLAFMMDSAPTGLAQVKAGTVRLIATTMGQRLPQTPDTPAVAEVVPKYEAYTWNAVFAPAQTPAPVIAKLNTSLKEALQDPGLQKQAYDMGLVLEKNPQPQALAAFLGGELAKWGQVAKAAKMTAN, translated from the coding sequence ATGATGACACGTCGATCGATCCACACCGCCATCGTTGGTGCATTGGCATTGGTCTCGGCCGCAGCGCATGCGCAAAGCTACCCGGCACGCCCCGTGAAACTGATTGTGCCCTACGCAGCAGGAGGCCCGACCGATACCTTTGCCCGCGCCCTGGCGGACGCATGGGGCAAGAAGCTGGGGCAAGTGCTGGTCGTGGAGAACCGCACGGGCGCAGGCACGCTGGTGGGCACCGATGCCGTGGCCAAGGCCCAGCCGGACGGCTACACCATCCTGCTGACCACGGTGGCGCACGCCGTGAACCCCAGCATCCACGACAAGATGCCGTACAGGACCGTGGAGGACTTCGCCCCCGTGGGCATGGCGGCAAAGGCGCCGCTGGTGATCGTGGTGAACAAGAATTTCCCGGCGCAGAACCTGCAGGAATTCATCGGCTACATCAAGGATCACCCGGGCAAGGTGAACTACGGATCGGCAGGCGTCGGCAGCGCGCCCCATCTGGGCGCCGAACTGCTGAACTACATGACCGGCTCCAAGACCGAGCATGTGCCCTACCGCGGCAGCGCGCCTGCCATGCAGGACGTGATCGGCGGGCACCTGGCCTTCATGATGGACAGCGCCCCCACCGGCCTGGCCCAGGTGAAGGCGGGCACGGTGCGCCTGATCGCCACGACGATGGGGCAGCGCCTGCCCCAGACGCCCGACACGCCGGCCGTGGCAGAGGTCGTGCCCAAGTACGAGGCCTACACCTGGAACGCGGTGTTTGCTCCAGCCCAGACCCCGGCGCCGGTGATTGCAAAGCTCAACACCAGCCTGAAGGAAGCGCTGCAGGATCCCGGCCTGCAAAAGCAGGCCTACGACATGGGCCTGGTATTGGAGAAGAACCCCCAGCCGCAGGCGCTGGCCGCCTTCCTCGGCGGCGAGCTGGCCAAGTGGGGCCAAGTGGCCAAGGCCGCGAAAATGACGGCGAATTGA
- a CDS encoding SRPBCC family protein, with product MSTADIGTLQRTATGFEGRLTRRLDHGADAVWRMLTDPQAMAQWLAPGNIELCTGGAVRIDFVDSGIVIDSRVTAFEAQRVLAYSWSSGNEPERPMRWELAPAGEGTALTLTLQIPAGEDAAKACAGFEGHLDMLAAALEGVPIKFPFERFLQARSAYNAQLAG from the coding sequence ATGAGCACAGCCGACATCGGCACCCTGCAACGCACGGCCACGGGTTTTGAAGGCCGCCTGACACGCCGGCTCGACCACGGCGCGGACGCCGTCTGGCGCATGCTGACCGACCCGCAGGCCATGGCGCAATGGCTGGCGCCCGGCAACATCGAGCTGTGCACCGGCGGCGCCGTGCGCATCGACTTCGTCGACAGCGGCATCGTCATCGACAGCCGCGTCACCGCCTTCGAGGCGCAGCGCGTGCTGGCCTACTCCTGGAGCAGCGGCAACGAACCCGAGCGCCCCATGCGCTGGGAGCTGGCCCCCGCCGGCGAGGGCACCGCATTGACCCTGACGCTGCAAATTCCCGCCGGCGAGGACGCCGCCAAAGCCTGCGCCGGCTTCGAGGGCCACCTGGACATGCTGGCCGCCGCCCTGGAGGGCGTGCCGATCAAGTTCCCGTTCGAGCGCTTCTTGCAGGCGCGCAGCGCCTACAACGCGCAGTTGGCGGGCTGA
- a CDS encoding YbfB/YjiJ family MFS transporter has product MRATPSWSEQPRAVTWAGMLALAVAMGVGRFAFTPLLPMMLHDGVLTLAEGSWLATANYVGYLAGALACMALPWVAPAVYERWHPARLARAGLVATVLLTVAMALPLPGAWPLLRFAAGVASAFVLLNVAAWCMVRLTALGRPSMGGLVFCGPGVGIALTGLAASAMVAAQWRASTGWVVCGLLSVLLCAVVWPVVRGRAAQARAGAPHPHAPARAPGGGTVLARGVHALAYGLAGLGYIVTATFLPVIARAALPAGSLWPDLFWPMFGVGVTVGAALSTRANAAWDRRWLLCATYGMQALGIALGLWWPTPAGFALSSCLVGLPFTAITFYGLQEARRLWPQSADSFASLITAVYGLGQIMGPPMVAWLLARGGQAQGFAQGLALAAGALVVGAAMYAASAWRWPLVR; this is encoded by the coding sequence ATGCGCGCTACCCCCTCCTGGTCCGAGCAGCCCCGCGCCGTGACCTGGGCCGGCATGCTGGCGCTGGCCGTCGCCATGGGCGTGGGACGCTTCGCCTTCACGCCGCTGCTGCCCATGATGCTGCACGACGGCGTGCTCACCCTGGCCGAGGGCAGTTGGCTGGCCACGGCCAACTACGTCGGCTACCTGGCGGGCGCGCTGGCCTGCATGGCGCTGCCCTGGGTGGCGCCCGCCGTGTACGAGCGCTGGCACCCGGCGCGGCTGGCGCGCGCGGGGCTGGTGGCCACGGTACTGCTGACGGTGGCCATGGCGCTGCCGCTGCCCGGCGCCTGGCCGCTGCTGCGCTTCGCCGCCGGCGTGGCCAGCGCCTTCGTGCTGCTCAACGTGGCGGCCTGGTGCATGGTGCGCCTCACGGCGCTGGGCCGCCCGTCCATGGGCGGGCTGGTCTTCTGCGGGCCGGGCGTGGGTATCGCGCTCACGGGCCTGGCGGCCAGCGCCATGGTGGCCGCGCAGTGGCGCGCGTCGACGGGCTGGGTGGTGTGCGGGCTGCTGTCGGTGCTGCTGTGCGCGGTGGTCTGGCCCGTGGTGCGGGGCCGCGCGGCCCAGGCCCGGGCGGGCGCGCCGCACCCGCACGCGCCGGCGCGCGCGCCGGGCGGGGGCACGGTGCTGGCGCGCGGCGTGCACGCGCTGGCCTACGGGCTGGCGGGGCTGGGCTATATCGTCACCGCCACCTTCCTGCCGGTGATCGCGCGGGCCGCGCTGCCGGCCGGCTCGCTCTGGCCCGACCTGTTCTGGCCCATGTTCGGCGTGGGCGTCACCGTGGGGGCCGCCCTGAGCACGCGCGCGAACGCGGCGTGGGACCGGCGCTGGCTGCTGTGCGCGACCTATGGCATGCAGGCCCTGGGCATCGCGCTGGGCCTGTGGTGGCCCACGCCGGCGGGGTTCGCGCTCAGCAGCTGCCTGGTGGGCCTGCCGTTCACCGCCATCACCTTCTATGGCCTGCAGGAGGCGCGGCGCCTGTGGCCGCAGTCTGCCGACAGCTTTGCCAGCCTGATCACGGCGGTCTACGGCCTGGGGCAGATCATGGGTCCGCCCATGGTGGCCTGGCTGCTCGCGCGCGGCGGCCAGGCGCAGGGCTTTGCCCAGGGGCTGGCGCTGGCCGCGGGGGCGCTGGTGGTGGGGGCGGCCATGTATGCCGCATCGGCCTGGCGCTGGCCCTTGGTGCGCTGA
- a CDS encoding LysR substrate-binding domain-containing protein translates to MRYELTDLKVFLAIAAARSLSGGAADMHLTAPSASYRLKNLEQALGTALFERTSKGMQLTPAGLTVRRYAEAILGNVERLGAEMQRHTDGVVGHIRVFANSSTLNGLAPALSRFLAAYPNVNVELEEHLSATVVKAVQDDAADIGLAAGDIDFGGLTAIPYARDELVFVTPPGHPLAEFPIVPLDMALAHDLVGIGKKSSNFVFLEAMANKLGVAPRVRVHAPSFADVLACVKEGVGISLVPYSIAAAFIQSGQVQKVRVDEPWAQRQQCIVLKSPQSLLPHEQAFVSYVVKTNASALADAAAPAIRGS, encoded by the coding sequence ATGCGATACGAGCTGACCGACCTCAAGGTGTTCCTTGCCATTGCCGCCGCGAGAAGTCTCAGCGGCGGCGCGGCCGACATGCACCTCACGGCCCCTTCCGCGAGCTACCGGCTCAAGAACCTGGAGCAGGCCCTGGGCACGGCCTTGTTCGAGCGCACGTCCAAGGGCATGCAGCTCACGCCGGCGGGCCTGACCGTCAGGCGCTATGCGGAGGCGATCCTCGGCAACGTCGAGCGCCTGGGGGCCGAGATGCAGCGCCACACCGATGGCGTCGTCGGCCATATCCGCGTGTTCGCCAACAGCAGCACCTTGAATGGCCTGGCGCCGGCGCTCAGCCGTTTTCTGGCGGCCTATCCCAACGTCAACGTGGAGCTGGAGGAGCATCTGAGCGCCACCGTCGTCAAGGCGGTGCAGGACGACGCGGCTGACATAGGCTTGGCCGCGGGCGACATCGACTTCGGCGGCCTCACGGCCATTCCCTATGCCCGCGACGAACTCGTCTTCGTCACGCCGCCTGGCCATCCGCTGGCCGAATTCCCCATCGTTCCGCTGGACATGGCGCTCGCCCACGACCTGGTGGGCATAGGCAAGAAGTCCAGCAACTTCGTCTTCCTTGAAGCCATGGCGAACAAGCTCGGCGTCGCCCCGCGCGTGCGCGTCCATGCGCCCTCTTTCGCCGACGTGCTTGCCTGCGTCAAGGAAGGCGTGGGCATTTCGCTCGTGCCCTACTCCATCGCCGCCGCATTCATCCAAAGCGGCCAAGTGCAGAAGGTACGCGTGGACGAGCCCTGGGCCCAGCGGCAGCAGTGCATCGTGCTCAAGTCGCCGCAAAGCCTGCTGCCGCACGAACAGGCCTTCGTCAGCTATGTCGTCAAGACCAACGCCAGCGCCCTGGCCGATGCGGCCGCGCCGGCGATTCGAGGATCTTGA
- a CDS encoding LysR family transcriptional regulator, producing the protein MDLVALDIFRTVAAEGSVTRAAERLGRAQSNATTRVQQLEEDLGVPLFLREGRRMRLTPEGETLLAYADRLLALAEEARQALHPGAPTGRLRIGAMESTAAARLPGPLARLHAQWPALSLELRTAPSRQLADQVLAHQLDCALVAWPPPGLEADAPIERTPVFAESLLLALPASHPPAATPADLRVHLLAAFAQGCTYRRIGEDWMRQGGAPVEVLELASYPAILACVAAGRCAGVVPQSVLQLLRTPPPLRWVPLGTCDTMLLHRPGYATPALAALQSALLSHQDAP; encoded by the coding sequence ATGGATCTGGTGGCGCTCGACATCTTTCGCACCGTCGCGGCGGAAGGCAGCGTGACGCGCGCGGCCGAGCGGCTGGGCCGCGCCCAGTCGAACGCCACCACGCGCGTGCAGCAGCTGGAGGAAGACCTGGGCGTGCCGCTTTTCCTGCGCGAAGGCAGGCGCATGCGCCTCACGCCCGAGGGCGAGACGCTGCTGGCCTATGCCGACCGCCTGCTGGCCCTGGCCGAGGAGGCGCGCCAGGCCCTGCACCCGGGCGCGCCCACGGGCCGCCTGCGCATAGGCGCGATGGAGAGCACGGCCGCCGCCCGCCTGCCCGGCCCGCTGGCGCGGCTGCACGCGCAGTGGCCCGCGCTGTCGCTGGAGCTGCGCACCGCGCCCTCGCGCCAACTGGCGGACCAGGTGCTGGCCCACCAGCTCGACTGCGCGCTGGTCGCGTGGCCGCCGCCCGGGCTGGAGGCGGACGCGCCCATCGAGCGCACGCCCGTGTTCGCCGAATCGCTGCTGCTCGCCCTGCCCGCCAGCCACCCGCCCGCCGCCACGCCGGCCGACCTGCGCGTGCACCTGCTCGCCGCCTTTGCCCAGGGCTGCACCTACCGCCGCATCGGCGAAGACTGGATGCGCCAGGGCGGCGCCCCGGTCGAGGTGCTGGAGCTCGCGTCCTACCCCGCCATCCTGGCCTGCGTGGCCGCCGGCCGCTGCGCGGGCGTGGTGCCGCAGTCGGTGCTCCAGCTGCTGCGCACGCCGCCCCCGCTGCGCTGGGTGCCGCTGGGCACCTGCGACACCATGCTCCTGCACCGCCCCGGCTACGCCACGCCGGCCCTCGCCGCGCTGCAGAGCGCCCTGCTTTCCCACCAAGACGCACCATGA
- a CDS encoding CaiB/BaiF CoA transferase family protein, with protein sequence MTTPAASTPPTRPLQGITVLALEHAVAAPFASRQLADLGARVIKIERPGDGDFARGYDSTVMGQSSFFVWCNRGKESLALDLKQPGSMPVLDRLLERCDVFIQNLAPGAAARMGLDYDSLREKYPRLIVCVISGYGEGGPYSDKKAYDLLVQAASGLISVTGTPDAPARTGISIADISAGMYAYSGILSALLQRGHTGQGMRVEVSMLEALTEWMSYPLNFSHYGGSAPVRSGLTHPTIAPYGQYRAGDGKSVIFGLQNDREWADFCRAVLQRPGMADDPRFASNLLRVSNRAELDAILEECFDSLTREQLLQRLDEGGIANAPLAEPDEVWTHPQFQARRRWREVATPQGAIQALLPPATLSGTEAAMGSVPALGEHTDAILKELGY encoded by the coding sequence ATGACCACCCCTGCCGCCTCCACCCCCCCCACCCGCCCGCTGCAAGGCATTACCGTGCTGGCGCTGGAACATGCCGTGGCCGCGCCCTTTGCCAGCCGCCAGCTGGCCGACCTGGGCGCCCGCGTCATCAAGATCGAGCGCCCCGGCGACGGCGACTTCGCCCGCGGCTACGACAGCACCGTGATGGGCCAGTCTTCCTTCTTCGTCTGGTGCAACCGCGGCAAGGAGAGCCTGGCGCTGGACCTGAAGCAGCCCGGGAGCATGCCGGTGTTGGACAGGCTCCTGGAGCGCTGCGACGTGTTCATCCAGAACCTCGCCCCCGGCGCCGCCGCCCGCATGGGGCTGGACTACGACAGCCTGCGCGAGAAGTACCCGCGTCTCATTGTCTGCGTCATTTCAGGCTACGGCGAAGGCGGCCCCTACAGCGACAAGAAGGCCTACGACCTGCTCGTTCAGGCGGCCTCCGGCCTTATCTCCGTCACCGGCACGCCGGACGCGCCGGCGCGCACGGGTATCTCCATTGCCGACATCTCCGCGGGCATGTATGCCTACTCGGGCATCTTGTCGGCCTTGCTGCAGCGCGGCCATACCGGGCAGGGCATGCGGGTGGAGGTGAGCATGCTCGAAGCGCTTACCGAATGGATGTCCTACCCCCTGAACTTCAGCCACTATGGCGGCAGCGCGCCGGTGCGCAGCGGCCTCACCCACCCCACGATCGCGCCCTATGGGCAATACCGCGCGGGCGATGGCAAAAGCGTCATCTTCGGCCTGCAGAACGACCGTGAATGGGCCGACTTCTGCCGCGCTGTCCTCCAGCGCCCCGGCATGGCGGACGACCCGCGCTTCGCCAGCAACCTGCTGCGCGTGAGCAACCGCGCAGAGCTCGACGCCATCCTTGAGGAATGCTTCGACTCCCTCACGCGCGAACAGCTGCTGCAGCGCCTGGACGAGGGCGGCATCGCCAACGCACCGCTGGCCGAGCCCGACGAGGTCTGGACCCACCCGCAGTTCCAGGCGCGCCGGCGCTGGCGCGAGGTCGCGACCCCCCAAGGCGCCATCCAGGCCCTGCTGCCCCCCGCTACCCTTTCCGGGACCGAGGCCGCCATGGGCTCCGTGCCCGCGCTGGGCGAGCACACGGACGCCATCCTGAAAGAGCTTGGTTATTGA
- a CDS encoding HAMP domain-containing sensor histidine kinase: protein MSLSLFSPFSRRLYLRIWLAVVGGVLVFAFAVGLAWRWAAEQNQHQLPTRGIVITDAQGRTLVDGTGIRQRLDPGEGIHYRIEADDGAVYEMRLSPRTPRMRPDEHGPAAWFRPPLGFLWMLALVGIAVTVGVFPIIRRLLQRLEQLQRSVQRFGEGDLSVRVAEQGHDEVADLARQFNAAAARIETLVQSHKSLLANASHELRSPLTRIRMGLELMRGGAPSPASRAEIERNIAELDQLVDEILLASRLDAGAADVGTVEPVDLVGLAVEEGVRVDAELQVGDGAPVEVPAVSKLLRRAVRNLLENARRYSQGAITLAVTREGPSAVLRVCDHGPGVPPAQRERIFEPFYRLPGASERSGGVGLGLALVRSIAQRHGGSVHCEDRPDGAAGACFVLSLPATR, encoded by the coding sequence ATGTCCTTGTCCCTGTTCAGCCCCTTCTCCCGGCGCCTGTACCTGCGCATCTGGCTCGCGGTGGTGGGCGGCGTGCTGGTGTTCGCCTTCGCCGTGGGCCTGGCCTGGCGCTGGGCGGCCGAGCAGAACCAGCACCAGTTGCCCACGCGCGGCATCGTGATCACCGACGCCCAGGGCCGCACGCTGGTCGACGGCACGGGCATACGCCAGCGGCTCGACCCGGGCGAGGGCATCCACTACCGCATCGAGGCCGACGACGGCGCCGTGTACGAGATGCGCCTGTCGCCGCGCACGCCCCGCATGCGCCCCGACGAGCACGGGCCGGCCGCGTGGTTCCGCCCGCCGCTGGGCTTCCTATGGATGCTGGCGCTGGTAGGCATCGCCGTCACCGTGGGCGTGTTCCCCATCATCCGCCGGCTGTTGCAGCGGCTGGAGCAGCTGCAGCGCAGCGTGCAGCGCTTCGGCGAGGGCGACCTGTCGGTGCGCGTGGCCGAGCAGGGCCACGACGAAGTGGCAGACCTGGCGCGCCAGTTCAACGCCGCGGCGGCGCGCATCGAGACGCTGGTGCAGTCGCACAAGTCGCTGCTGGCCAATGCATCGCACGAGCTGCGCTCGCCGCTCACGCGCATCCGCATGGGGCTGGAGCTGATGCGGGGCGGCGCCCCCTCGCCCGCGTCCCGCGCCGAGATCGAGCGCAACATCGCCGAGCTCGACCAGCTCGTGGACGAGATCCTGCTGGCCAGCCGGCTGGACGCCGGCGCGGCCGACGTGGGCACCGTCGAGCCCGTGGACCTGGTGGGCCTGGCCGTGGAGGAAGGCGTGCGCGTCGATGCCGAGCTGCAGGTAGGCGACGGCGCCCCCGTCGAGGTGCCCGCTGTGTCCAAGCTGCTGCGCCGCGCCGTGCGCAACCTGCTGGAGAACGCGCGCCGCTACAGCCAGGGCGCCATCACGCTCGCGGTCACGCGCGAGGGCCCGTCCGCCGTGCTGCGCGTGTGCGACCACGGCCCCGGCGTGCCGCCCGCGCAGCGCGAGCGCATCTTCGAGCCCTTCTACCGCCTGCCCGGCGCCAGCGAACGCTCGGGCGGCGTGGGCCTGGGCCTGGCCCTGGTGCGCTCCATCGCCCAGCGCCACGGCGGCAGCGTGCATTGCGAGGACCGGCCCGACGGCGCGGCCGGCGCGTGCTTCGTGCTGAGCCTGCCGGCCACGCGCTGA
- a CDS encoding response regulator transcription factor, protein MNSQLLMIEDDHRLAQMVGEYLGQSGLQVTHMADGTSGLAQLQGSELPDLVILDLMLPDMDGLEVCRRIRALPGAAAQVPVLMLTAKGDPMDRVIGLEIGADDYLPKPFEPRELLARIRAILRRREAGAQPPANHLLRFGSLEIDRDARTITVGGEPAELTSYQFDLLVTMAERAGRVLTRDQIMEAVRGRELEAFDRSIDVHMGRIRAAIEADPKNPRRILTVRGVGYVFAKQQD, encoded by the coding sequence ATGAACTCGCAACTGCTGATGATCGAAGACGACCACCGCCTCGCGCAGATGGTGGGCGAATACCTCGGCCAGTCCGGGTTGCAGGTGACGCACATGGCCGATGGCACGAGCGGCCTGGCGCAGCTGCAGGGCAGCGAGCTGCCCGACCTAGTGATCCTGGACCTGATGCTGCCCGACATGGACGGCCTGGAGGTGTGCCGGCGCATACGCGCGCTGCCGGGCGCGGCCGCCCAGGTGCCGGTGCTGATGCTCACTGCCAAGGGCGACCCCATGGACCGCGTGATCGGCCTGGAGATCGGCGCCGACGACTACCTGCCCAAGCCCTTCGAGCCACGCGAGCTGCTCGCGCGCATACGCGCCATCCTGCGCCGGCGCGAGGCCGGCGCCCAGCCCCCGGCCAACCATCTGCTGCGCTTCGGCAGCCTGGAGATCGACCGCGACGCGCGCACCATCACCGTGGGCGGCGAGCCGGCGGAGCTGACCTCCTACCAGTTCGACCTGCTGGTCACCATGGCCGAGCGCGCGGGCCGCGTGCTCACGCGCGACCAGATCATGGAGGCCGTGCGCGGGCGCGAGCTCGAAGCCTTCGACCGCAGCATCGACGTGCACATGGGCCGCATCCGCGCCGCCATCGAGGCCGACCCCAAGAACCCGCGCCGCATTCTCACCGTGCGCGGCGTGGGCTACGTGTTCGCCAAGCAGCAGGATTGA
- a CDS encoding MOSC domain-containing protein produces the protein MNATPPQPLGWLRAVLTGRALPYTRPGSRSAIAKQARGGPVGAGPLGLDGDEQGDPRVHGGPDKAVHCYAWAQYAPWRQELAGNAAAQALLEQPGAFGENFSLDDLQESQVCIADQWQIGSARFEVSQGRQPCWKLNDRFGVPDMALRVQSSLRTGWYLRVLQGGQVQAGDQVWLLARPYPEWPITRLLRAIAERDCTPATLRQILALPLPPSWHKLFSCRLENASAEDWTSRLVGRQP, from the coding sequence ATGAACGCCACGCCCCCACAGCCCCTGGGCTGGCTGCGCGCCGTGCTCACCGGCCGCGCCCTGCCCTACACCCGCCCCGGCAGCCGCAGCGCCATCGCCAAGCAGGCGCGCGGCGGCCCGGTCGGCGCTGGCCCGCTGGGCCTGGATGGCGACGAGCAGGGCGACCCGCGCGTGCACGGCGGCCCCGACAAGGCCGTGCACTGCTACGCCTGGGCCCAGTACGCGCCCTGGCGGCAAGAGCTTGCGGGCAACGCCGCGGCGCAAGCCCTGCTGGAGCAGCCCGGCGCGTTCGGCGAGAACTTCAGCCTGGACGACCTGCAGGAATCCCAGGTCTGCATCGCGGACCAGTGGCAGATCGGCAGCGCGCGCTTCGAGGTCAGCCAGGGCCGCCAGCCCTGCTGGAAGCTGAACGACCGCTTCGGCGTGCCCGACATGGCGCTGCGCGTGCAAAGCAGCCTGCGCACCGGCTGGTACCTGCGCGTGCTGCAGGGCGGCCAGGTGCAGGCGGGCGACCAGGTGTGGCTGCTGGCGAGGCCCTACCCCGAGTGGCCCATCACGCGCCTGCTGCGCGCCATTGCCGAGCGCGACTGCACGCCCGCGACGCTGCGCCAGATCCTGGCCCTGCCGCTGCCGCCCTCGTGGCACAAGCTGTTCAGCTGCCGGCTGGAGAACGCCAGCGCAGAGGACTGGACCTCCCGGCTGGTCGGCAGGCAGCCCTGA